The following are from one region of the Myxocyprinus asiaticus isolate MX2 ecotype Aquarium Trade chromosome 2, UBuf_Myxa_2, whole genome shotgun sequence genome:
- the LOC127414413 gene encoding uncharacterized protein LOC127414413 isoform X3 — MSFVCHRSTEFLPTSHHPMHTRFEGHILIISCVLGTCILEDWNRTSAVDDDVERVHENKDHKRFTPYTLKACLGIQIVMCVIYGIFLITTTFEDYRMPGYDACWLHDSNVNYEETNETSNTCLLLMNGFYNLYSLDQLMEAAQIALSVTLAAYCCKVIQSCSPSSQVPVIVMKSPTVPH, encoded by the exons atgtccttcgtctgccaccgtagtaccgagttcttgcccacaagtcatcATCCGATGCATACTCGATTTGAAGGACACATCCTGATAATTTCCTGTGTTCTCGGTACTTGCattcttgaggattggaatcgaacttctgcagtggatgatgacgtagAACGAGTCCACGAGAACAAAGATCACAAAAGATTCACCCCATATACG CTTAAGGCTTGTTTGGGAATCCAGATAGTTATGTGTGTGATATATGGGATCTTTCTTATCACTACAACTTTTGAAGATTATAGAATGCCTGGGTATGATGCATGCTGGCTACACGACAGCAATGTGAACTAcgaagaaacaaatgaaacaagcaACACATGTCTGCTTTTAATG AATGGATTTTATAATCTGTATTCATTAGATCAACTAATGGAGGCAGCTCAGATTGCTCTCTCTGTCACACTAGCTGCATACTGCTGCAAGGTCATTCAGAGCTGCTCGCCCAGTTCACAAGTG CCTGTCATCGTTATGAAGTCACCCACAGTTCCACACTGA
- the LOC127414413 gene encoding uncharacterized protein LOC127414413 isoform X2: protein MSDSAEAGTLLEVTYQRNPKQKYKYLEAEPKILGITEIVLTVFFLGCKIPFYMEANNWFLLSAIVAFSSISIIGGSVAIAAQKLHLPTLKACLGIQIVMCVIYGIFLITTTFEDYRMPGYDACWLHDSNVNYEETNETSNTCLLLMNGFYNLYSLDQLMEAAQIALSVTLAAYCCKVIQSCSPSSQVPVIVMKSPTVPH from the exons ATGAGCGATTCAGCCGAAGCGGGAACTTTACTGGAAGTTACATACCAGAGGAACCCCAAGCAAAAATATAAATACCTAGAGGCAGAACCCAAGATTTTAGGG ATCACAGAGATAGTGCTGACTGTCTTCTTCCTTGGATGCAAAATTCCGTTTTATATGGAAGCAAATAACTGGTTTCTTCTCAGCGCCATTGTAGCGTTTTCCTCTATT AGCATAATTGGAGGCAGTGTGGCAATAGCTGCTCAGAAACTTCACCTACCAACA CTTAAGGCTTGTTTGGGAATCCAGATAGTTATGTGTGTGATATATGGGATCTTTCTTATCACTACAACTTTTGAAGATTATAGAATGCCTGGGTATGATGCATGCTGGCTACACGACAGCAATGTGAACTAcgaagaaacaaatgaaacaagcaACACATGTCTGCTTTTAATG AATGGATTTTATAATCTGTATTCATTAGATCAACTAATGGAGGCAGCTCAGATTGCTCTCTCTGTCACACTAGCTGCATACTGCTGCAAGGTCATTCAGAGCTGCTCGCCCAGTTCACAAGTG CCTGTCATCGTTATGAAGTCACCCACAGTTCCACACTGA
- the man2b2 gene encoding epididymis-specific alpha-mannosidase, translating into MMFLSFYLCLLLMTVSENDAVERIQAFVIPHSHMDVGWVYTVQESMHAYASNVYSSVVEELSRVKSRKFIAVEQEFFRLWWANVASDWHKKQVRQLLQDGRLEFIIGGQVMHDEAVTDVDDAILQLTEGHGFLYETFGVRPRFSWHVDPFGASATTPILFALAGFDAHLISRIDYDLKADMQKKKRLQFVWRGSPSLMEKQEIFTHTMDQFSYCTPSHLPFSNRSGFYWNGVALFPDPPKDGIYPNMSLPVTKETVEPYAQTMVDNIKQRAQWFKTSHVLWPWGCDKQFYNASVQFINMDVLMKYINTHSDKYGVTVEYATLKDYFQAVHWTNMSWDVRGSQDFLPYSTEHFQAWTGFYASRNVLKGVARRASSLLYAAESLFTRYRITYPDGPVQREWALDKLKALRWAVSEVQHHDGITGTESPKVADMYMQHLIQAMMGAEELLAAIFLLPQSLKSSDDIHHPPQTRPTSENMDLGKVLEQHIIVYNPLAWNVSTYINVSVPYAMAVVLDDDGKAVPAQIQQSMESSSEYDLFFIVELGGLQYRKYVVQFPQSHCETASACEATHVARVVKFKRKNVSQWKRTCKKLLPVLNECYKLMFDQETNLLHSITDRIEKRRIRVQQDFWEYEANGDIHSGPISDNYIFTANGSAIPAYKSVAMEIVPGKVVYEIRQYFYREEEDKNHTYSVVTRVPVGFQSRLPCHRLEQSYMVGPLVVNRETVFRTCTSLQNNRTLFTDNNGYQMMKRTHKTFVNNTVARNYYPMVRAAYIEDDSSRVMFLSERAHGVASLNQGQLEVMLHRRLWNNLEWNLDYNLTLNDSSVVRPVLWLMLGSTAAISSIYQQEALELQHRPVVMPIDKPQKPWKKGEKFSGPSIQPVVLPQNLHLQTLSIPGWNYSPNHTQHLHNLISGKERKSEIDFDRILLRITHLYEEGEDPVLSKPTTINLKEVMWGIGEVTEVLERSLTGTWNISDLQRWSWNTTESPQKTEETESFCGITKDFNVTISPKEIRTFFIHFK; encoded by the exons ATGATGTTTTTATCTTTCTATCTCTGTTTACTACTTATGACAGTCTCTGAAAATGATGCTGTTGAGAGGATTCAAGCTTTTGTCATTCCTCACAGTCACATGGATGTTGGTTGGGTGTACACAGTGCAG GAGAGTATGCATGCGTACGCCAGCAATGTGTACAGCAGCGTAGTAGAAGAGCTGTCACGAGTCAAAAGCCGCAAATTCATCGCGGTTGAACAGGAGTTCTTTCGCCTCTGGTGGGCGAATGTGGCATCAGATTGGCACAAGAAACAG GTGAGACAGCTGCTGCAGGATGGTCGTCTGGAGTTTATAATCGGGGGTCAGGTGATGCATGATGAGGCAGTGACAGATGTAGATGATGCCATTCTGCAACTCACAG AGGGTCATGGCTTTTTGTATGAGACTTTTGGTGTTCGACCACGTTTCTCATGGCATGTTGACCCGTTTGGTGCTTCAGCCACCACTCCCATCCTCTTTGCCCTGGCTGGGTTTGACGCTCATCTCATCTCTCGCATCGACTACGACCTAAAAGCTGACATGCAGAAAAAGAAG AGGTTACAGTTTGTGTGGAGAGGTTCTCCTTCCTTAATGGAAAAACAAGAGATATTCACACACACCATGGACCAGTTCAGCTACTGCACTCCATCTCACCTTCCTTTCTCAAACAG ATCTGGGTTTTACTGGAATGGTGTTGCCTTGTTTCCTGACCCACCTAAAGATGGCATATACCCCAACATGAGTCTGCCTGTGACCAAGGAAACCGTGGAACCTTATGCACAAACCATGGTGGACAACATTAAACAGAGGGCCCAGTGGTTTAAAACCAGTCATGTTCTGTGGCCTTGG GGTTGTGACAAGCAGTTCTATAATGCTTCTGTGCAATTCATAAATATGGATGTGTTGATGAAGTATATTAATACACATAGTGACAAGTATGGAGTGACAGTTGAGTATGCCACGCTAAAGGATTACTTCCAAGCAGTGCACTGGACAAATATGTCCTGGGATGTTAGAGGAAGCCAAGACTTTCTCCCTTACTCAACAg AACACTTTCAGGCATGGACAGGCTTCTATGCTTCCAGGAATGTTCTGAAAGGAGTAGCAAGAAGAGCAAGTTCTCTCCTGTATGCAGCAGAGTCTCTCTTCACCAGATACCGCATCACATACCCAGATGGACCAGTTCAGAGAGAGTGGGCTCTAGACAAACTCAAGGCCCTACGTTGGGCTGTCTCAGAG GTTCAGCATCATGACGGCATCACAGGGACAGAATCACCCAAAGTGGCTGACATGTACATGCAACATCTCATACAAGCCATGATGGGAGCTGAGGAACTATTGGCAGCTATTTTCTTGCTTCCACAGTCCCTAAAATCTTCTGATGACATCCATCACCCACCCCAAACCAGACCCACCTCTGAGAATATGG acTTAGGAAAGGTTCTTGAACAGCATATCATTGTGTACAACCCACTTGCCTGGAACGTTTCAACATATATTAATGTATCTGTGCCATATGCTATGGCAGTTGTGCTCGATGATGATGGAAAGGCAGTACCTGCTCAG ATCCAGCAATCTATGGAGTCCTCCTCTGAATACGATCTGTTCTTCATTGTTGAACTGGGTGGACTTCAGTACAGGAAGTATGTTGTACAGTTCCCACAATCCCACTGTGAAACTGCATCTGCCTGTGAGGCAACCCATGTGGCCAGAGTAGTGAAATTTAAGAGGAAGAATGTGAGCCAGTGGAAGAGGACATGTAAAAAGTTGTTACCAGTGCTGAATGAGTGCTACAAACTGATGTTTGACCAAGAGACAAATCTTCTGCACAGCATCACAGATCG GATTGAAAAGAGGAGAATTCGAGTGCAGCAGGATTTCTGGGAATATGAGGCCAATGGAGATATTCATTCTGGGCCAATCTCAGACAACTACATCTTTACTGCCAATGGATCGGCTATTCCTGCCTACAAATCTGTGGCCATGGAGATTGTGCCGGGGAAAGTAGTCTACGAGATCCGACAGTATTTCTACAG GGAGGAGGAAGATAAAAATCACACTTACTCTGTGGTCACCAGAGTGCCTGTTGGGTTTCAAAGTAGACTGCCGTGCCACAGACTGGAGCAGAGCTATATGGTGGGCCCCCTAGTGGTGAACAGAGAAACTGTGTTCAGAACCTGCACCAGTCTGCAAAATAACAGAACACTGTTTACAGACAACAATGGCTACCAGATGATGAAAAGGACACACAAGACGTTTGTCAATAACACAGTCGCTCGT AATTACTACCCAATGGTGCGAGCGGCCTACATAGAAGATGATTCCAGCAGAGTCATGTTTCTCAGTGAGAGAGCACATGGAGTGGCCAGTCTGAACCAGGGTCAACTGGAA GTGATGCTTCATAGGCGGCTTTGGAACAACCTGGAGTGGAATTTGGATTATAATCTGACCCTGAATGACTCCTCTGTGGTGCGGCCTGTTCTCTGGTTGATGCTGGGCTCCACCGCTGCAATATCATCCATTTACCAACAGGAGGCACTAGAGCTGCAGCACAGACCAGTGGTTATGCCCATTGACAAACCTC AAAAGCCATGGAAAAAGGGTGAGAAATTTAGTGGGCCCTCTATTCAACCTGTGGTGCTGCCCCAGAACCTCCACCTACAGACCCTCAGCATACCTGGCTGGAACTACAGTCCCAATCACACTCAGCACCTACACAATCTCATCTCAG GTAAAGAGAGAAAGTCAGAGATAGACTTTGACCGTATTCTGTTGAGGATCACACACCTGTATGAGGAAGGAGAAGACCCAGTCCTGTCAAAACCCACCACTATTAACCTGAAG GAAGTAATGTGGGGCATAGGAGAAGTGACTGAAGTTCTGGAGCGTTCTCTCACTGGAACATGGAATATATCAGACCTCCAGAGATGGAGCTGGAATACAACTGAAAGTCCTCAAAAAACAG AGGAAACGGAATCTTTCTGTGGCATTACAAAAGACTTCAATGTGACCATCTCCCCGAAGGAAATCAGAACATTCTTTATTCACTTTAAATAG
- the LOC127414413 gene encoding uncharacterized protein LOC127414413 isoform X1 produces the protein MNNEPEAEVSDVASATVHNPSMSDSAEAGTLLEVTYQRNPKQKYKYLEAEPKILGITEIVLTVFFLGCKIPFYMEANNWFLLSAIVAFSSISIIGGSVAIAAQKLHLPTLKACLGIQIVMCVIYGIFLITTTFEDYRMPGYDACWLHDSNVNYEETNETSNTCLLLMNGFYNLYSLDQLMEAAQIALSVTLAAYCCKVIQSCSPSSQVPVIVMKSPTVPH, from the exons ATGAATA ACGAACCCGAAGCGGAGGTGTCGGACGTTGCTTCTGCGACAGTCCACAACCCGAGCATGAGCGATTCAGCCGAAGCGGGAACTTTACTGGAAGTTACATACCAGAGGAACCCCAAGCAAAAATATAAATACCTAGAGGCAGAACCCAAGATTTTAGGG ATCACAGAGATAGTGCTGACTGTCTTCTTCCTTGGATGCAAAATTCCGTTTTATATGGAAGCAAATAACTGGTTTCTTCTCAGCGCCATTGTAGCGTTTTCCTCTATT AGCATAATTGGAGGCAGTGTGGCAATAGCTGCTCAGAAACTTCACCTACCAACA CTTAAGGCTTGTTTGGGAATCCAGATAGTTATGTGTGTGATATATGGGATCTTTCTTATCACTACAACTTTTGAAGATTATAGAATGCCTGGGTATGATGCATGCTGGCTACACGACAGCAATGTGAACTAcgaagaaacaaatgaaacaagcaACACATGTCTGCTTTTAATG AATGGATTTTATAATCTGTATTCATTAGATCAACTAATGGAGGCAGCTCAGATTGCTCTCTCTGTCACACTAGCTGCATACTGCTGCAAGGTCATTCAGAGCTGCTCGCCCAGTTCACAAGTG CCTGTCATCGTTATGAAGTCACCCACAGTTCCACACTGA